One Benincasa hispida cultivar B227 chromosome 5, ASM972705v1, whole genome shotgun sequence genomic window carries:
- the LOC120078200 gene encoding cyclin-dependent kinase inhibitor 7, with protein MKAEFELEVETAMGDCKRVVVMTAANNAGCMSKRMRIAGSSESLRPSASQSDLGDRCLWLENATTSLSRLEKKNSLGIVSGGEMSHTFSEDEFPVSCSFSNDCGKATAVKDAVKFEDLELQTKSFETVESIRVNGIQRESTPTSNLLGDSDEMDSPATNFLTEKQKPTDRPMKTPPISEIEDFFAEAEKYEQKRFSEKYNFDIIMDVPLEGRYQWIRLKP; from the exons ATGAAAGCAGAGTTCGAGCTGGAGGTGGAGACGGCGATGGGTGATTGCAAGCGCGTTGTGGTGATGACGGCGGCGAATAATGCAGGTTGCATGTCTAAGAGAATGAGAATTGCCGGTTCGTCGGAGAGTTTGCGGCCGTCGGCGTCTCAGTCTGACCTCGGCGATCGTTGTTTGTGGTTGGAGAATGCGACGACGTCTCTGTCGCGTTTGGAGAAGAAGAATTCTCTTGGCATTGTTTCTGGAGGTGAGATGAGTCATACTTTTTCAGAGGATGAGTTTCCGGTTTCTTGTAGCTTCAGTAACGACTGCGGGAAGGCCACCGCCGTGAAGGACGCCGTGAAATTCGAAGATCTAGAG CTGCAGACCAAGAGCTTCGAAACCGTAGAGTCGATTCGTGTTAACGGCATTCAAAG AGAGAGCACTCCAACGAGCAATCTCCTAGGAGATTCCGACGAAATGGATTCTCCGGCAACTAACTTCTTGACTGAAAAACAGAAGCCAACGGATCGTCCGATGAAGACGCCACCGATCTCTGAGATTGAAGATTTCTTCGCCGAGGCTGAGAAGTACGAACAGAAGCGTTTCTCAGAGAA GTACAACTTCGATATAATCATGGATGTACCATTGGAAGGCCGATACCAGTGGATTCGTCTGAAGCCATGA